In Panthera leo isolate Ple1 chromosome B3, P.leo_Ple1_pat1.1, whole genome shotgun sequence, a single genomic region encodes these proteins:
- the SELENOS gene encoding selenoprotein S isoform X2 yields the protein MFVGSLLATYGWYIVFSCILLYVVFQKVSTRLRALRQRQLDRAAAAVEPDVVVKRQEALAAARLKMQEELNAQVEKHKEKLRQLEEQKRRQKIEMWDSMQEGKSYKGNVRKPPEEDSTGPSTSSVLPKRKSDRKPLRGGGYNPLSGEGGGACSWRPGRRGPSAGG from the exons ATGTTTG tggGCTCCCTGCTAGCCACCTATGGCTGGTACATCGTCTTCAGCTGCATCCTTCTCTACGTGGTATTTCAGAAGGTTTCCACCCGACTCAGGGCCCTGAGGCAGAGACAGCTGGACCGAGCTGCGGCTGCAGTGG AACCTGATGTTGTTGTTAAACGACAAGAGGCTTTAGCAGCTGCCCGTTTGAAAATGCAAGAAGAATTAAATGCACAAGTCGAAAAGCATAAGGAAAAACTGAGACAG CTTGAAGaacaaaaaaggagacagaagattgAAATGTGGGACAGCATGCAAGAAGGAAAAAGTTACAAAGGAAATGTAAGAAAGCCCCCGGAAGAAGATAGCACTGGGCCTTCTACTTCATCGGTCCTGCCGAAACGGAAGTCTGACAGAAAACCTCTGCGAGGAGGTG GTTACaaccctttgtctggtgaaggagGTGGAGCCTGCTCCTGGAGACCCGGACGCAGAGGCCCGTCAGCTGGTGGATGA
- the SELENOS gene encoding selenoprotein S isoform X1, protein MERDGQQLSARPALETEGLRFLHVTVGSLLATYGWYIVFSCILLYVVFQKVSTRLRALRQRQLDRAAAAVEPDVVVKRQEALAAARLKMQEELNAQVEKHKEKLRQLEEQKRRQKIEMWDSMQEGKSYKGNVRKPPEEDSTGPSTSSVLPKRKSDRKPLRGGGYNPLSGEGGGACSWRPGRRGPSAGG, encoded by the exons ATGGAGCGTGACGGGCAGCAGCTGTCCGCGCGGCCGGCCCTGGAGACAGAGGGATTGCGCTTCCTTCACGTCACGG tggGCTCCCTGCTAGCCACCTATGGCTGGTACATCGTCTTCAGCTGCATCCTTCTCTACGTGGTATTTCAGAAGGTTTCCACCCGACTCAGGGCCCTGAGGCAGAGACAGCTGGACCGAGCTGCGGCTGCAGTGG AACCTGATGTTGTTGTTAAACGACAAGAGGCTTTAGCAGCTGCCCGTTTGAAAATGCAAGAAGAATTAAATGCACAAGTCGAAAAGCATAAGGAAAAACTGAGACAG CTTGAAGaacaaaaaaggagacagaagattgAAATGTGGGACAGCATGCAAGAAGGAAAAAGTTACAAAGGAAATGTAAGAAAGCCCCCGGAAGAAGATAGCACTGGGCCTTCTACTTCATCGGTCCTGCCGAAACGGAAGTCTGACAGAAAACCTCTGCGAGGAGGTG GTTACaaccctttgtctggtgaaggagGTGGAGCCTGCTCCTGGAGACCCGGACGCAGAGGCCCGTCAGCTGGTGGATGA